A window of the Streptococcus sp. 116-D4 genome harbors these coding sequences:
- a CDS encoding HAD family hydrolase, whose protein sequence is MKYHDYIWDLGGTLLDNYETSTAAFVETLALYGITQDHDSVYQALKVSTDFAIETFAPNLEHFLEKYKENEARELEHPILFDGVSDLLKDISNQGGRHFLVSHRNNQVLEILEKTSIAAYFTEVVTSNSGFKRKPNPESMIYLREKYQISSGLVIGDRLIDIEAGQAAGLATHLFTSIVNLRQVLDM, encoded by the coding sequence ATGAAATATCACGATTATATCTGGGATTTAGGTGGAACTTTACTGGATAATTATGAAACCTCAACAGCTGCATTTGTTGAAACTTTAGCGCTGTATGGTATCACACAAGACCATGACAGTGTCTATCAGGCTTTAAAGGTTTCTACTGATTTTGCGATTGAGACATTCGCTCCCAATTTAGAACATTTTTTAGAAAAGTACAAGGAAAATGAAGCCAGAGAGCTAGAACATCCGATTTTGTTTGATGGAGTTTCTGATTTATTGAAAGATATTTCAAATCAAGGTGGGCGTCATTTTTTGGTTTCTCATCGAAATAATCAGGTCTTGGAAATTTTAGAAAAAACTTCTATAGCAGCCTACTTTACAGAAGTGGTGACTTCTAACTCAGGATTTAAGAGAAAACCAAACCCTGAGTCCATGATTTATTTAAGAGAAAAGTATCAGATTAGCTCTGGCCTTGTCATTGGTGATCGGCTGATTGATATCGAAGCAGGTCAAGCTGCAGGACTAGCTACCCACTTGTTTACCAGTATCGTGAATTTAAGACAAGTATTAGACATGTAA
- a CDS encoding DUF1827 family protein, producing MKLINTTNSHSQLVKSQLESTDATLVEVYSAGNTDVIFTQAPLHYEILISNKHRAIREPEIEAIQEFFLKRKINKDSIDEANIKTLYSEKLIGISIPTK from the coding sequence ATGAAGCTTATCAATACAACAAACTCACACTCGCAACTTGTAAAAAGCCAGCTAGAAAGTACAGATGCAACCCTTGTTGAAGTTTATTCTGCAGGTAATACAGATGTTATTTTTACCCAAGCTCCACTTCACTATGAAATCCTCATCTCAAACAAACACCGCGCTATTCGCGAACCTGAAATCGAAGCTATTCAAGAATTTTTCTTGAAACGTAAAATTAATAAGGACTCTATTGATGAGGCCAATATCAAAACCCTCTATTCAGAAAAATTAATTGGAATTTCGATTCCAACCAAATAA
- a CDS encoding NUDIX hydrolase — MATPTFGEKKENVTYQHRYGVYAVIPDPEKKQIVLVQAPNGAWFLPGGEIEAGENHQEALKRELIEELGFTAEIGTYYGQADEYFYSRHRDTYYYNPAYLYEATSFKEVQKPLEDFNHIAWFPIDEAIENLKRGSHKWAIQSWKKQHKID, encoded by the coding sequence ATGGCAACCCCAACTTTCGGAGAAAAAAAAGAGAATGTGACCTACCAGCACCGCTATGGTGTCTACGCAGTTATTCCTGATCCAGAAAAAAAACAAATAGTTTTAGTTCAAGCGCCTAATGGCGCTTGGTTCTTACCAGGTGGCGAAATCGAAGCAGGTGAAAATCATCAGGAAGCCCTAAAGCGTGAATTGATTGAAGAGCTTGGTTTCACAGCTGAAATTGGTACCTATTACGGACAAGCTGACGAATATTTCTACTCTCGTCACCGTGACACCTACTACTACAATCCTGCCTACCTCTATGAAGCGACTTCTTTCAAAGAAGTGCAAAAGCCACTAGAGGACTTTAATCATATCGCCTGGTTCCCTATTGACGAGGCTATTGAAAATCTCAAACGTGGTAGCCATAAATGGGCAATCCAATCTTGGAAAAAACAGCATAAGATTGACTAA
- a CDS encoding DUF1797 family protein, translating into MESHLVRIINRLEAMTKDGGNLKRNFEREGVVVAEVAYSHDEENGSIFTLRDVEARETYTFDSIDLIAMEIYELLY; encoded by the coding sequence ATGGAATCACATTTGGTTAGAATCATCAACCGCCTTGAAGCAATGACAAAAGACGGTGGAAATTTAAAACGTAATTTTGAACGCGAAGGAGTTGTTGTTGCAGAAGTTGCATATAGCCACGACGAAGAAAATGGCTCAATCTTTACCCTCCGTGATGTCGAGGCTCGCGAAACTTATACATTTGACAGCATTGACTTGATTGCAATGGAGATTTACGAACTCCTTTACTAG
- a CDS encoding amino acid ABC transporter permease, which translates to MNFSFLPKYLPYFNYGAVVTVLISICVVFLGTILGVVLAFGQRSKFKPLVWLANLYVWIFRGTPMMVQIMIAFALMHINAPTIQVGILGVDLSRLIPGILIISMNSGAYVSETVRAGINAVPKGQLEAAYSLGIRPKNAMRYVILPQAIKNILPALGNEFITIIKDSSLLSAIGVMELWNGATTVSTTTYLPLTPLLFAAFYYLIMTSILTVALKAFEKRMGQGDKK; encoded by the coding sequence ATGAATTTTTCTTTTTTACCTAAGTATTTACCTTATTTTAACTATGGGGCTGTTGTGACGGTTCTCATTTCTATCTGTGTTGTCTTTTTGGGAACTATTTTGGGTGTTGTCTTGGCTTTTGGACAACGATCAAAGTTTAAACCGCTTGTTTGGCTCGCCAACTTGTACGTTTGGATTTTCCGTGGGACACCGATGATGGTTCAGATTATGATTGCCTTTGCCCTTATGCACATCAATGCTCCGACTATTCAGGTTGGGATTTTGGGTGTTGATCTCTCTCGTCTGATTCCAGGGATTTTGATTATCTCAATGAACAGTGGTGCTTATGTTTCTGAGACTGTTCGTGCCGGGATTAATGCGGTTCCTAAGGGGCAGTTAGAGGCGGCCTATTCTCTAGGAATTCGTCCTAAAAATGCGATGCGCTACGTGATTTTGCCACAAGCTATCAAAAATATTTTGCCAGCATTGGGGAACGAATTTATCACTATTATCAAGGATAGTTCCCTCTTGTCAGCTATCGGTGTTATGGAGTTGTGGAATGGGGCTACAACAGTTTCTACAACAACCTATCTACCTTTAACACCACTTTTATTTGCAGCCTTTTATTACTTGATTATGACCTCTATTTTGACAGTGGCCTTGAAAGCTTTTGAAAAACGTATGGGACAAGGAGATAAGAAATAA
- a CDS encoding ISL3 family transposase, which translates to MEQLHFITKLLDIKDPNIKILDIINMDTHKEIIAKLDYEAPSCPDCGSLMKKYDFQKPSKIPYLETTGMPSRILLRKRRFKCYQCSKMMVAETSLVKKNHQIPRIINQKIAQKLIEKTSMTDIAHQLSISTSTVIRKLNDFRFKHDFSRLPEIMSWDEYSFTKGKMSFIAQDFDKLNIITVLEGRTQAIIRNHFLKYDRVVRCRVKIITMDMFSPYYDLAKQLFPNAKIVLDRFHIIQHLSRAMSRVRVQIMNQFERKSHEYKAIKRYWKLIQQDSRKLSDKRFYRPTFRIHLTNKEILDKLLSYSEDLKHHYQIYQLLLFHFQNKDPEKFFGLIEDNLKQVHPIFQTVFKTFLKNKEKIINALQLPYSNAKLEATNNLIKLIKRNAFGFRNFENFKKRIFIALNIKKERTNFVLSRA; encoded by the coding sequence ATGGAACAATTACATTTTATCACAAAACTTCTCGATATTAAAGACCCAAACATCAAGATTCTAGATATCATCAATATGGATACCCACAAAGAAATTATCGCTAAGCTGGATTATGAGGCCCCTTCTTGTCCTGATTGTGGAAGTCTAATGAAGAAATATGACTTTCAAAAACCGTCTAAGATCCCTTACCTCGAAACAACTGGTATGCCTTCTAGAATTCTCCTTAGAAAACGCCGTTTTAAGTGCTATCAGTGCTCTAAAATGATGGTTGCTGAGACTTCTCTCGTCAAGAAGAATCATCAAATCCCTCGTATCATCAACCAAAAAATTGCTCAGAAGCTGATTGAAAAAACTTCTATGACCGATATTGCTCATCAGCTGTCCATTTCAACTTCAACTGTCATTCGCAAGCTCAATGACTTCCGTTTTAAGCATGATTTTTCTCGTCTTCCTGAAATTATGTCATGGGACGAGTACTCCTTTACAAAGGGAAAGATGAGTTTCATTGCTCAAGATTTTGATAAGCTCAATATCATCACTGTTCTTGAAGGCAGAACACAAGCTATCATTCGAAATCACTTTCTTAAATATGATAGAGTCGTTCGATGTCGAGTGAAAATCATTACGATGGATATGTTTAGTCCTTACTATGACTTGGCTAAACAGCTTTTTCCAAACGCTAAAATCGTGTTGGATCGTTTCCATATTATCCAACATCTCAGCCGTGCTATGAGTCGTGTGCGTGTCCAAATCATGAATCAGTTTGAGCGAAAATCCCATGAATACAAGGCTATCAAGCGTTACTGGAAGCTCATCCAACAGGATAGTCGAAAACTCAGCGATAAACGTTTTTATCGTCCTACTTTTCGTATTCACTTGACCAATAAAGAGATTCTAGACAAGCTTTTGAGCTATTCAGAAGACTTGAAACACCACTATCAGATCTATCAGCTCTTGCTTTTTCACTTTCAGAACAAAGACCCTGAGAAATTTTTCGGACTCATTGAGGACAATCTGAAGCAGGTTCATCCTATTTTTCAGACTGTCTTTAAAACCTTTCTAAAGAACAAAGAGAAAATCATCAACGCTCTTCAATTACCTTATTCCAACGCAAAATTGGAAGCGACCAATAATCTCATCAAACTTATCAAACGAAACGCCTTTGGATTTCGGAACTTTGAAAACTTCAAAAAAAGAATTTTTATAGCTCTGAACATCAAAAAAGAAAGGACGAATTTTGTCCTTTCTCGAGCTTAG
- a CDS encoding ATP-dependent Clp protease ATP-binding subunit, translating to MLCQNCKINDSTIHLYTNLNGKQKQIDLCQNCYKIIKTDPNNSLFKGITDLNNHDFDPFGDFFNDLNNFRPSNNTPPTPPTQSGGGYGGNGGYGSKNRGPAQTPPPNQEKGLLEEFGINVTEIARRGDIDPVIGRDDEIIRVIEILNRRTKNNPVLIGEPGVGKTAVVEGLAQKIVDGDVPHKLQGKQVIRLDVVSLVQGTGIRGQFEERMQKLMEEIRKREDIILFIDEIHEIVGAGSAGDGNMDAGNILKPALARGELQLVGATTLNEYRIIEKDAALERRMQPVKVDEPTVDETITILKGIQKKYEDYHHVQYTDAAIEAAATLSNRYIQDRFLPDKAIDLLDEAGSKMNLTLNFVDPKVIDQRLIEAENLKSQATREEDFEKAAYFRDQIAKYKEMQKKKVTDQDTPIISEKTIEHIIEQKTNIPVGDLKEKEQSQLIHLAEDLKSHVIGQDDAVDKIAKAIRRNRVGLGTPNRPIGSFLFVGPTGVGKTELSKQLAIELFGSADSMIRFDMSEYMEKHSVAKLVGAPPGYVGYDEAGQLTEKVRRNPYSLILLDEVEKAHPDVMHMFLQVLDDGRLTDGQGRTVSFKDTIIIMTSNAGTGKAEASVGFGAAREGRTNSVLSELGNFFRPEFMNRFDGIIEFKALSKDNLLQIVELMLADVNKRLSNNNIHLDVTDKVKEKLVDLGYDPKMGARPLRRTIQDYIEDAITDYYLENPSEKDLKAVMTSKGKIQIKSAKKAEVETSEKEV from the coding sequence ATGCTTTGTCAAAACTGTAAAATCAACGACTCAACAATCCATCTTTATACCAATCTCAATGGAAAGCAAAAACAAATTGACCTCTGTCAAAACTGCTATAAGATTATCAAAACAGATCCTAACAATAGCCTCTTTAAAGGTATAACGGATCTGAACAATCATGATTTTGATCCCTTTGGTGATTTCTTCAATGACCTAAACAATTTTAGACCTTCTAACAACACTCCTCCGACTCCCCCAACCCAATCAGGTGGAGGTTACGGTGGAAATGGCGGTTATGGTTCCAAAAATCGTGGACCTGCTCAGACTCCGCCACCTAACCAAGAAAAAGGCCTGCTGGAAGAATTTGGTATCAACGTAACTGAAATTGCCCGTCGTGGGGATATTGACCCCGTTATTGGACGCGACGATGAAATTATCCGTGTCATCGAAATTCTAAATCGCAGAACCAAGAATAATCCTGTCCTTATCGGTGAACCAGGTGTCGGAAAAACTGCAGTTGTCGAAGGTCTAGCCCAGAAGATTGTCGATGGCGATGTTCCACACAAACTCCAAGGTAAACAAGTCATCCGTCTGGATGTGGTTAGCCTAGTACAAGGAACAGGTATCCGAGGACAATTTGAAGAACGCATGCAAAAACTCATGGAAGAAATTCGCAAACGTGAGGACATCATCCTCTTTATCGATGAGATCCATGAAATTGTCGGTGCGGGATCTGCGGGCGATGGCAATATGGATGCAGGAAATATCCTCAAGCCCGCCCTTGCTCGTGGGGAACTGCAACTGGTCGGCGCTACTACCCTCAATGAATACCGTATTATTGAAAAGGATGCTGCCCTAGAACGTCGTATGCAGCCTGTTAAGGTCGATGAACCAACTGTGGACGAAACAATTACTATCCTCAAAGGAATTCAAAAGAAATACGAAGATTACCACCACGTTCAATATACCGATGCTGCAATTGAAGCAGCGGCAACTCTTTCCAATCGTTACATCCAAGATCGCTTCTTACCTGACAAGGCCATTGACCTCCTAGATGAAGCTGGTTCTAAGATGAACTTGACCTTGAATTTTGTGGATCCTAAAGTCATTGATCAGCGCTTGATTGAGGCTGAAAATCTCAAATCCCAAGCTACACGAGAGGAAGATTTTGAGAAGGCCGCCTACTTCCGCGACCAGATTGCCAAGTATAAGGAAATGCAAAAGAAAAAGGTCACAGACCAAGATACTCCTATCATCAGCGAGAAAACCATTGAGCATATTATCGAGCAGAAAACAAACATCCCTGTTGGTGATTTAAAAGAGAAAGAACAATCTCAACTCATCCATCTAGCCGAAGACCTCAAGTCTCATGTTATTGGACAAGATGATGCTGTCGATAAGATTGCCAAGGCTATTCGCCGTAATCGTGTCGGTCTCGGTACGCCTAACCGCCCAATCGGAAGCTTCCTCTTCGTCGGGCCAACTGGTGTCGGTAAGACAGAACTTTCCAAACAACTAGCTATCGAACTCTTTGGTTCTGCTGACAGTATGATTCGCTTTGATATGAGTGAATATATGGAAAAACACAGTGTGGCTAAATTAGTCGGCGCCCCTCCAGGTTATGTCGGCTACGACGAGGCTGGGCAATTAACTGAAAAAGTCCGCCGTAATCCATATTCTCTTATTCTCTTGGATGAAGTAGAGAAAGCCCATCCAGATGTTATGCACATGTTCCTCCAGGTCTTGGATGATGGTCGTTTGACAGATGGGCAAGGACGCACCGTTAGCTTCAAGGATACCATCATCATCATGACTTCAAATGCTGGGACTGGAAAAGCCGAAGCTAGCGTTGGATTTGGAGCTGCTAGAGAAGGACGTACCAACTCTGTTCTCAGTGAACTCGGTAACTTCTTTCGCCCAGAGTTTATGAATCGTTTTGATGGGATTATCGAATTTAAGGCTCTCAGCAAGGACAACCTCCTTCAGATTGTCGAGCTCATGCTAGCAGATGTTAACAAACGCCTTTCTAACAACAACATTCATTTAGATGTAACTGACAAGGTCAAGGAAAAATTGGTTGACCTAGGCTATGATCCAAAAATGGGAGCACGCCCACTTCGTCGTACTATTCAAGACTATATTGAGGACGCAATCACTGATTACTACCTTGAAAATCCAAGCGAAAAAGACCTAAAAGCAGTTATGACTAGCAAGGGCAAGATTCAAATTAAGTCTGCCAAAAAAGCTGAAGTTGAAACTTCTGAAAAAGAAGTATAA
- the ezrA gene encoding septation ring formation regulator EzrA — protein sequence MSGRLVIYLAIAVAVLLVIAYAIAIYVRKRNESKLAILEEKKEELYNLPVNDEVEAVKNMHLIGQSQVTFREWNQKWVDLSLNSFADIENNLFEAEGYNNSFRFFKSSHKIDQIESQITLIEEDLAAIRNALADLEKQESKNSGRVLHTLDLFEELQHRVADHSEEYGQGLAEIEKQLENIQSEFSQFVTLNTSGDPVEAAVILDNAENHILALSHIVDRLPAIVKTLSNELPDQLEDLEDGYRKLLDANYHFAETDIESRFQLLYEALKKNHENIAQLELDNAEYENTQVQEEINSLYDIFTREIAAQKVVEGLVATLPTYLKHMKDSNAVLVEDIQRLSNNYLLSETDISHVHRLQAELESLEESVLELTSEQDEHSEPYSLLEDHLENLQATLKEIEDEQVAVSQRLAQIEKDDINARQKANVYVNRLHTIKRYMEKRNLPGIPQNFLQLFFTASNHTEELMAELEEARVNIEAVNRMLEITTNDMEALEEGTYNIVQYATLTEQLLQYSNRYRSFDDRIQEAFNESLEIFEKEFDYHASFDKISQALEVAEPGVTNRFVTSYEKTRETIRF from the coding sequence ATGTCTGGTAGACTAGTAATTTATCTTGCAATTGCAGTTGCAGTTCTCTTAGTGATTGCCTATGCTATCGCAATCTACGTACGAAAACGCAATGAAAGTAAATTAGCAATTTTAGAAGAGAAAAAAGAAGAGCTGTACAATCTTCCAGTAAACGATGAAGTTGAAGCTGTAAAAAATATGCACTTGATTGGACAAAGTCAGGTGACTTTCCGCGAATGGAACCAAAAATGGGTTGACCTATCTCTTAATTCTTTTGCAGATATCGAAAATAATCTTTTTGAGGCAGAAGGCTATAACAATTCATTCCGTTTTTTCAAGTCCAGTCATAAAATTGACCAAATCGAGAGTCAAATTACCTTGATTGAAGAAGATCTCGCGGCAATTCGTAATGCTTTGGCAGATTTGGAGAAACAAGAGTCTAAAAATAGTGGACGTGTTCTTCATACCTTGGACTTGTTTGAAGAGTTGCAACACCGAGTGGCTGATCATTCTGAAGAATATGGCCAAGGTTTAGCTGAAATTGAGAAACAATTGGAAAATATCCAATCAGAGTTTTCTCAGTTTGTTACTTTAAATACTTCAGGTGACCCAGTAGAAGCTGCTGTGATTTTGGATAATGCTGAAAATCATATCTTGGCTTTGAGTCACATTGTTGACCGCCTGCCAGCGATTGTAAAAACATTATCTAACGAGCTACCTGATCAATTGGAAGATTTGGAAGACGGTTACCGTAAACTTTTAGATGCTAATTATCATTTTGCTGAAACGGATATTGAATCTCGATTCCAATTGCTTTATGAAGCTTTAAAGAAAAACCACGAAAATATTGCACAATTAGAGTTGGATAATGCTGAGTATGAAAATACTCAAGTTCAAGAAGAAATTAATTCACTCTATGATATCTTTACACGAGAAATCGCTGCTCAAAAAGTAGTAGAAGGCTTAGTTGCAACCCTTCCTACATATTTGAAACACATGAAAGATAGTAATGCTGTTTTAGTGGAAGATATTCAACGATTAAGTAACAATTATCTACTATCTGAAACGGATATTAGTCATGTTCATAGATTACAAGCTGAGTTAGAATCTTTAGAAGAATCGGTATTGGAATTAACTTCTGAACAAGATGAACATTCTGAACCTTATTCACTCCTTGAAGATCATTTGGAAAACTTACAAGCGACTTTGAAGGAAATTGAAGATGAACAAGTTGCGGTTAGTCAACGTCTTGCTCAGATTGAAAAAGATGATATCAATGCTCGTCAGAAAGCAAATGTTTATGTTAATCGTCTTCATACAATTAAGCGATATATGGAAAAACGCAATCTTCCAGGTATTCCTCAGAATTTCTTACAGTTGTTCTTTACAGCAAGTAACCATACTGAAGAGTTGATGGCTGAGCTAGAAGAAGCTCGGGTCAATATCGAAGCTGTGAACCGTATGCTTGAAATTACAACAAATGATATGGAAGCACTTGAAGAAGGAACCTATAATATTGTTCAATATGCAACATTGACAGAACAATTGCTACAGTATTCGAACCGTTATCGCTCATTTGATGATCGAATTCAAGAAGCCTTTAATGAATCATTAGAAATTTTTGAAAAAGAATTTGATTATCATGCTTCATTTGATAAAATTTCGCAAGCTTTGGAAGTTGCAGAACCAGGTGTAACCAACCGTTTTGTTACTTCATACGAAAAAACACGTGAAACGATTCGTTTCTAA
- the gyrB gene encoding DNA topoisomerase (ATP-hydrolyzing) subunit B, with protein sequence MTEEIKNLQAQDYDASQIQVLEGLEAVRMRPGMYIGSTSKEGLHHLVWEIVDNSIDEALAGFASHIQVFIEPDDSITVVDDGRGIPVDIQEKTGRPAVETVFTVLHAGGKFGGGGYKVSGGLHGVGSSVVNALSIQLDVHVHKNGKIHYQEYRRGHVVADLEVVGDTDKTGTTVHFIPDPEIFTETTTFDFDRLNKRIQELAFLNRGLRISITDKREGLEQTKHYHYEGGIASYVEYINENKDVIFDTPIYTDGEMDDITVEVAMQYTTGYHENVMSFANNIHTHEGGTHEQGFRTALTRVINDYARKNKLLKDNEDNLTGEDVREGLTAVISVKHPNPQFEGQTKTKLGNSEVVKITNRLFSDAFSDFLMENPQIAKRIVEKGILAAKARVAAKRAREVTRKKSGLEISNLPGKLADCSSNNPAETELFIVEGDSAGGSAKSGRNREFQAILPIRGKILNVEKASMDKILANEEIRSLFTAMGTGFGAEFDVSKARYQKLVLMTDADVDGAHIRTLLLTLIYRYMKPILEAGYVYIAQPPIYGVKVGSEIKEYIQPGVDQEIKLQEALARHSEGRAKPTIQRYKGLGEMDDHQLWETTMDPEHRLMARVSVDDAAEADKIFDMLMGDRVEPRREFIEENAVYSTLDV encoded by the coding sequence ATGACAGAAGAAATCAAAAATCTGCAGGCACAAGATTATGATGCCAGTCAAATTCAAGTTTTAGAGGGCTTAGAGGCTGTTCGTATGCGTCCAGGAATGTATATCGGATCAACCTCAAAAGAAGGTCTTCACCATCTAGTCTGGGAAATTGTTGATAACTCAATTGACGAGGCATTGGCAGGATTTGCCAGCCATATTCAAGTCTTCATTGAACCAGATGATTCGATTACGGTTGTCGATGATGGGCGTGGTATTCCAGTCGATATTCAGGAAAAAACAGGTCGACCTGCCGTTGAAACTGTCTTTACAGTCCTCCATGCTGGAGGAAAATTTGGCGGTGGCGGATATAAGGTCTCAGGTGGTCTTCACGGAGTGGGGTCTTCAGTAGTTAATGCTCTTTCCATTCAATTAGACGTTCATGTCCACAAAAATGGTAAGATTCATTACCAAGAATACCGTCGTGGTCATGTTGTTGCTGATCTTGAGGTGGTTGGAGATACGGATAAAACGGGAACAACAGTTCACTTCATACCGGATCCAGAAATTTTCACTGAAACAACAACATTTGATTTCGATAGATTAAATAAACGGATTCAAGAGTTGGCCTTTCTAAATCGTGGCCTTCGAATCTCCATCACAGATAAGCGTGAAGGTTTGGAACAAACCAAGCATTATCATTATGAAGGTGGGATTGCTAGTTACGTTGAGTATATCAACGAGAACAAGGATGTTATCTTTGATACACCAATCTACACTGACGGTGAGATGGATGATATCACTGTTGAAGTAGCTATGCAGTACACAACGGGTTATCATGAAAATGTTATGAGTTTCGCAAACAATATTCATACCCATGAAGGTGGAACGCATGAACAAGGTTTCCGTACAGCCTTGACACGTGTTATTAACGATTATGCTCGTAAGAATAAGTTACTAAAAGACAATGAAGACAACTTAACAGGAGAAGATGTTCGTGAAGGACTGACTGCAGTTATCTCAGTTAAACACCCAAATCCACAGTTTGAAGGACAAACCAAAACCAAACTGGGGAATAGTGAAGTGGTCAAGATAACCAATCGCCTCTTCAGTGATGCTTTTTCTGATTTCCTCATGGAAAATCCACAGATCGCCAAACGTATCGTGGAAAAAGGGATTTTGGCAGCTAAGGCTCGTGTGGCTGCCAAGCGTGCGCGTGAAGTCACTCGTAAAAAATCTGGTTTGGAAATTTCCAACCTTCCAGGGAAACTAGCAGACTGTTCTTCTAACAATCCTGCTGAAACAGAACTTTTCATCGTCGAAGGAGACTCGGCTGGTGGATCAGCTAAATCTGGTCGTAACCGTGAATTTCAGGCAATCCTTCCGATTCGCGGTAAGATTTTGAACGTTGAAAAGGCAAGTATGGATAAGATTCTAGCTAATGAAGAAATTCGTAGTCTTTTCACAGCGATGGGAACAGGATTCGGTGCAGAATTTGATGTTTCAAAAGCTCGTTACCAAAAACTTGTTTTGATGACCGATGCCGATGTCGATGGAGCCCACATTCGTACCCTTCTTTTAACCTTGATTTATCGTTATATGAAACCAATCCTAGAAGCTGGCTATGTTTATATTGCCCAACCACCAATCTATGGTGTTAAGGTGGGAAGCGAGATTAAAGAATATATCCAGCCAGGAGTAGATCAAGAAATTAAACTTCAAGAAGCCTTAGCCCGCCACAGTGAAGGTCGTGCCAAACCAACTATTCAGCGGTATAAAGGTCTTGGTGAAATGGACGATCACCAATTGTGGGAAACAACCATGGATCCGGAACACCGTTTGATGGCTAGAGTTTCTGTGGATGACGCAGCTGAGGCAGATAAAATCTTTGATATGTTGATGGGGGATCGAGTAGAGCCTCGTCGTGAGTTTATCGAAGAAAATGCCGTCTATAGTACACTTGATGTCTAA
- a CDS encoding amino acid ABC transporter ATP-binding protein: protein MTETLMKIENLHKSFGKNEVLKDINLEIKKGEVVVIIGPSGSWKSTLLRSMNLLEEATKGRVIFEGVDITDKKNNLFAMREKMGMVFQQFNLFPNMTVMENITLSPIKTKGESKAVAEKRAQELLEKVGLPDKATAYPQSLSGGQQQRIAIARGLAMEPDVLFFDEPTSALDPEMVGEVLTVMQDLAKTGMTMVIVTHEMGFAREVADRVIFMADGVVVEDGTPEQIFEQTQEQRTKDFLSKVL, encoded by the coding sequence ATGACAGAAACCTTGATGAAAATTGAAAATTTACATAAATCTTTTGGAAAGAATGAAGTATTGAAGGACATCAACCTCGAGATTAAAAAAGGAGAAGTTGTCGTTATTATCGGTCCTTCAGGGAGTTGGAAATCTACCTTGCTTCGCTCTATGAATTTATTGGAAGAAGCGACTAAGGGGAGGGTTATCTTTGAGGGAGTCGATATTACAGACAAGAAGAATAACCTGTTTGCCATGCGTGAGAAGATGGGCATGGTTTTCCAACAATTTAATCTCTTTCCTAATATGACTGTGATGGAAAATATCACCTTGTCTCCTATCAAGACCAAAGGTGAAAGCAAGGCCGTTGCTGAGAAAAGAGCTCAGGAACTTTTGGAAAAAGTTGGTTTACCAGATAAGGCAACTGCTTATCCACAGAGTTTGTCAGGTGGCCAGCAACAGCGGATTGCTATTGCGCGTGGTTTAGCTATGGAACCTGATGTTTTGTTCTTTGACGAGCCAACTTCAGCCCTGGACCCTGAGATGGTAGGTGAGGTGTTGACTGTTATGCAAGACCTAGCCAAGACAGGGATGACCATGGTTATCGTAACACATGAGATGGGATTTGCTCGTGAGGTGGCAGATCGTGTTATCTTTATGGCAGACGGTGTGGTTGTTGAAGACGGAACACCTGAACAGATTTTTGAACAAACCCAAGAACAACGGACTAAGGACTTCTTGAGTAAGGTTTTATAA